The Thermodesulfobacteriota bacterium nucleotide sequence CGGTGATGCCGTCCATCTCCGGCATCTGCACGTCCATGAGCACCACGTCGAAGCGCTGGCAGGCCAGGGCCTCCAGGGCCTCCAGGCCGGAGGCGGCCAGCGCGACCTGATGGCCCTGGTTTTCGAGCAGGATCCGCGCCAGCTCGCGGTTGAAGGCATTGTCCTCCACCAGGAGGATGGCCAGTCTGGGGCTGGGTGGGCTGCCGGCCTCCTCGGTGTCGCGGTCCGGGGCGGCCTCGGCTGCGGCAGGGAAGGCCTTGGGCAGGGCCACGGTGAAGGAGAAGACCGTCCCCAGGCCTGTCTCGCTGTCCACCCCGATTCTCCCGCCCATGAGCTGCACCAGCTTCTTGCAGATGGCCAGCCCCAGCCCGGTGCCGCCGGCCCGCCGGGTGACGCTGTTGTCGGCCTGGAAGAACGGCTCGAAGATGGCGTCGCGCACCCCCGGCGGAATGCCCGGCCCGGTGTCGCGGACCCGGAAACGGAGGACCGCCGCGGTGCCGGTGGCGGAGAGGGTTTCCACCTCCACCCGGACCTCGCCGGTTTCCGTGAACTTCACCGCATTGCCCACCAGATTGAGCAGCACCTGGCGCAGCCGCAGGTCGTCGCCGGTCAGAAACGGATGGGTCGACTCGGCGATCTGCCAGGACAGCCCGATCCCCTTCTTGTCGGCCTGGAGCTGGAAGGCGCGCCCCACCGAGGCCAGAACCATGCGCAGATCGAAGGTCCGGGGGCTCAAGGCCAGCTCACCGGCCTCGATCTTCGAAAAATCCAGGATGTTGTTGACCAGGCTGAGCAGAAAGCCCGCCGACTCCTCCACCACTTGCAGGTAGTGCCGCTGCTCGGCGCTGAGGTCGGTGGCCAGCGCCAGGCTGGTCATGCCGATGACGGCGTTCATCGGCGTGCGGATCTCGTGGCTCATGTTGGCCAGAAACTCGCTCTTGGCCCGGCTGGCCTGCTCCGCCGCCTCCCGGGCCTGGCGCAGGTGCTGCTCGGCCCGTTTCCGCTCGGAGATGTCCCGGGAGACGTGGACCACCTGCTCCAGCCGGCCGGAGGCGCTCTTGATGGGGAAGGTGTGGATATCCACGTAGTGCTCCCGGCCGGCGTGGTCGCAATGGACATGCTCCTGGTGGGCTGGCCGGCCGGTCTGCACCGTCTCCGCCAGGGGACACAGGTGGTTGGGCGGGCCGCAGGGCCGGTGCAGCCGGTGGGTAACCTCGAAGCAGGGGCGGCCGAGGATTTGCGCCCGGTCGAGGCCCAGCTCCCGGACAAAGACCTCGTTGGCATCGATAATCGAAAAGTCCTGCACATTGATCAGGCAGATGGCCTCCTCGATGCTGTTCAGGATGGTCTCGCTGGTCTTGCGGACGTCGTTGAGCGCCGCCTCGGCCCGTTTCCGCTCCGTGATGTCCCGGACAAAAGAAAAGAAGATGCCGGCCATGGTAGCATCGTGATTGACGCTGATCTCCACCGCCACCAGCCGGCCGTCCCGGTGGCGGTGCACCGTCTCGAAGCGGTCGCCGCCGGTGGCGATGATCCGCTCCATGTGCTGGTCCACGTCCGCCGGGGTCTCCTGGGCCTCCAGGTCAGGAATGGTCAGGCCCAGCATCTCCGCTTCCCGGTAGCCGAGCATGCGGCAATAGGCCTGGTTGGCACTGAGAATCCGGCCCTGGCGGTCGCAGGTGAAAAAGCCGTCCATGGCCCGGCTGAGGATGATGGAGCTTTTCTGCTCGCTGGCCCGCAGCTGTTCCCGGGTCTCCTGCAGCTGGCTGATCTTCCGGCGCAGGACCGCGTTCCGGTCTGCCAGGGAGCCCAGCATCCGGGTATGGACGATCTTGTTGTCGGCCAGCCGCTGGCGCATCCGCTCGATGGCCAGCACGACGTTCTCAAGCTCGTCCTCCTGTGCCATCGGGCCCCGGTGCAGGGTGAGGGGCCGGTCCGGATGCTCGAGGTTCAGCTCATCAAAGTAGGCGGAGATCCTGCCCAGATGCCGGATCACCAGCTGGTTGAGCGCGCCGTAGAAAAGCAGGGCCAGAAGCGAGATCTGGATGGTCTGGACGACCACGCTGGACAGGGCCTTGGCGGTGAGGTGCTGCCGGATGCTGTCCAGATTGAAGACCACCTCGAACGAGCCCAGCGCCATCGACCGCCCCTTGTAGAGGTAGGTGAGGGGCCAGCGGCAGGTCCGGCTGTTCTGGGCCGACACCTCGCCAGCGGCGGCAAAGATCTGGCCGTCACTGGTTTCGACCGCCGCGTACTCGATGGAGGGATGGTGCAGGATGCCCTCCAGAAGGATGAGGGCCTGCCGCCGGTCGGAGGTCCAGAGGTTCTGGGCCAGGACCGGCCGGTAGCTGACCTCGAGGTCACGCTCCTTGGCGCTGATGGCCCGCAGCTCGTTCTGGTAGCTGGTGTAGACGCTGCCCGCCGTGGTCACCAGAATACCAGCCAGACTGAAGCCGACCAGGAAGATGAGCAGCCGGCCGCTGGTCGTGTGCCAGATCCGGGGGGCGCGCATGGGCTACTGGGCCCCCTCGTCCCGGGCCCGCATGAGTCCAGCCCCATGCATCCGGTCGTAGGTGCCGTCGTCTTGCATCCCCTGGAGGGCGGCGGCCAGGGCCGGCACGAAGGCCCGGTGTCGCTCGTGCAAATAGATGAAGAAGTCCTGGGTGACCAGGGGCGGCTCCAGTATCCGCACCTGGGCGGCAAGCCCCCTCTTCTCGCGCACGTGGCTGCCGAAGAGCCGCTCACAGATGGCCACATCCACCCGGTCCTTGACCAGGAGGGTGAAGAGCAGGTCAACCGAGTCCACCGAGGTCAACGATCGGGTCTGGGGGAGGCTCTGCTCGGCCAGCTTGTGGCCGCGGATGATCGCCACATCCAAAGGGGCGAGGTCCTGCCAGCTGCGGATAGCCAGGTCGCTTCTCCTGGTGAAGACGACAAAGTCTGCCCTGGCATACACGGCCGGCACCTGCACCAGGTGGGGATACCGGGCGCTGAGCCCCGGAATCCGGCCGCAGTCCCCGTCTTCCAGGCCGGCGTCAGCGTTCAACAGCGCCCGCTCGGCGGGCAGGCTCTGGATCACGACCTCAAGGCCAATACGCCGGAAGGCCTCGTGCGCCAAGCGGTCGGCGATGCCGCTCTGGTCCGGGTAGTGCCAGGGCGGATTGCCGGGGGTGTTGAGGACCAGAGGCTGGCCGGCCCGCGCCGGTGCGGCGGCCGACAGGAGCAGCAGCAGGAGAGATACGAGGGCCGGGAGCCGCTGCCGGCATCCGGCTGCCGCCGGCAGGCGGGTCAGGGGCGAGGGGGCTTGCCTCCTCATGGCATGGCTCTGGACTGCCGGCATGGGCATCCTCCGAATGGCGTCAAGCAAGATTCCGGCGCAAAGAGGGGTCTCACACCCTAAACGCTTAGCTAAACGCCTTCGGGGGAATCCTGTCAACCGGATTCCCCGGGCCGCGGCTGGTCAGAGCGCATGGTGAAGTCGCCCGAGACGCTTCGCTCCTCTGTCGTACCGGGCGGTTGACGGCCGCCTGCTCCTTGTTCTAGCCTCGACGCAGGCCGGCGGCCACGGGGGAGACCAGATCCCCGAGGACCGCTGGCCCGGGAGGACCTGGTATGGCAGCCGGTGACGACAGCACCGACACCCCCCGCTTCTGCGGCCAAGTGGTGGCGGTGCGGGGCACAGTGGTGGATGTCCGGTTTCCGGATGGGCTGCCGCCCCTGGATGCTGCCTTGCATTGCGAGCTGGACGGAGACGGCGTCATCACCGCGGTGGTGCACTCCCATCTCGGCGCGGCCACGGTGCGGGCCATGGCCATCGACTCCACCCGAGGCCTGAGGCGGGGGGCGCCGGTGGCCAGCTCCGGGCAGGCCCTCAGCGTGCCGGTGGGAGCAGGGCTCATCGGCCGGGTGTTCGATCTGCGGGGCCGGCCGCTGGACGGCGGGCCGCCGTTGCCCCGCGGCCGGACCCTGCCCCTCCTGCGGCCGCCGCCCCCGCCTTCCGCCCGCCGGGGTCTCGGCGAGGTCTATCCCACCGGCATCAAGGTCATCGATCTCTTCTGCCCCTTCACCCACGGCGGCCGGGTGGCGGTCTTTGGCGGCGCCGGGGTAGGCAAGACCGTGGTCCTGACCGAGTTCATCCACAACGCAGTAGCCAATCTCAAGGGCGTGGCGGTCTTTGCCGGCATCGGCGAGCGCTCCCGGGAGGGGCGGGAGCTGTGGCAGGAGCTGCAGGATCGCGGCTTCATGGACCGCACCGTCATGGTCTTCGGCCAGATGCACGAGCCGCCCGGCGCCCGCTTCCTGGTGGGCCTGGCCGCCCTGTCCGTGGCCGAGTATTTCCGGGACCTGGAAGGCCGGGACGTCCTCCTCCTGGTGGACAACCTCTACCGTCACGTCCAGGCCGGCATGGAGGTGTCCGGCCTCCTGGGCCGGCTGCCTTCCCGGGTGGGCTACCAGCCGACCCTGGCGGCGGATATCGCCAGCCTGGAGGAGCGGATCACCGCCACTGAGCGGGGCGACATGGTCTCGGTGCAGGCGGTGTACGTGCCGGCGGACGACTACGCCGACCCGGCCGTCACCCATGCCTTCTGGCACATGGACAGCGCCCTGGTCCTGTCCCGGGAGGTGGCGGCGGAGGGGATCTACCCGGCGGTGGACCCCCTGGCCTCCTCCTCGAAGGCCCTGGACCCGGCCATCGTCGGCAGCGCCCACTACGAGGCCGCCCAGGCGGCCCGCCAGGTGCTGGGCCGCTACCACGAGCTCAAGGATCTCATCGCCATGCTGGGGCCGGACGAGCTGTCGGCCCAGGACCGCCAGCTGGTGGGCCGGGCCCGCCGGCTCCGGAATTTTCTCTCCCAGCCCTTCTTTGTCGCCGAGCACTTCACCGGTACCCCCGGCCGCAGTGTGCCCGTGGCCGCCACGGTGGCCGGCGTTCAGGCTGTTCTCGACGGCGCCTGCGATGACCTTCCGGAGGAGCGCCTGTTCATGATCGGCGAGCTGGCCGAGGCTCTGGCCTAGGGCCAGGCCATGAGTGACGCCAGATTAAAGGAGAGTGATCACAGGGTAACAGATTTTGATAAGTTCGTGCGACGCCGAGCCGGAAGCGGCCGGGGAAGCCACGCTCATCCGGCCCCCTGCCAGGCAAGCAGCTCCGCCAGATCCTGGCGTGACAGGCCCTTCATGATGGCAGCGTCGTCTTCCTGGACGAGGGTGGCGGCCAGCTGCCGGCGGTCCTCGATGAGACGGTGGATCTTCTCCTCCAGGGTGCCGGTGGTGATGAGCTTGAAGACCTGCACCACCGACCTTTGGCCCATACGGTGCACCCGGGCCGTGGCCTGCTCCTCCCGGGCAGCGTTCCACCAGCGGTCGTAATGGATCACCGCCTGGGCGGCGGTGAGATCGATGCCCGTGCCGCCGGCCAGGAGGCTGGCGCAAAAGACCCGCACCTCCGGATCCTCCTGGAAGCGGCGCATCTCTTCCTGGCGCCGGCTCATGACCATCTCCCCCCGCAGGCCGGCGTGGGCCACTCCGATCCTGTCCAGGTGCCGGACGATGAGATCGAGCATCCGGGTGTACTGGCTGAAGACGACCACCTTGAGGCCCGCCTCCAGGCACTCCTCCAGAATCTCCACAAAGAGGTCCCACTTGCCGCTGCCGTAGCGCTCCAGGTCATCGCTGCCCTCCACCAGGCACGGGTGGTTGCAGATCGCCTTGAGGGTACCGATGAGGGTGAGGATCTCCAGATAGGGCAGGCGGTCCGCGTCGGCGTCGGCCAGCTGGGCCGCCAAGCTCCGGCCCCGCGCCTCAATGGCGTCCCGGTACAGCTTCACCTGGTCGTCGGCCAGCTCGCAGAGACGCACATCCTCGATCACCGCCGGCAGCTCGGTCAGGACCTGCTGCCGGCTGCGGCGCAGGATGAAGGGCCGGACCAGGCGGGCCAGGGCCTGCCGGTGCTGGCTGGCACCGTCATCCGCTGCCGCGCTGCCGTACAGACGGCCGAAGTGGGCGTTGCTGCCCAGAAGCCCTGGCAGGCACAGATCAAAGAGCGCTTTCAGGTCCCACACCGAATTCTCCACCGGTGTGCCGGTCAGCCCCAGGACCACCCGGGCCTGCAGGCGGCTGGCCGCGGCATAGACCTCGGTCCGGGCGCTCTTGAGGTTCTGGGCCTCGTCCAGCAGCACGAGGTCCAACCGCAGGCCGGCGAACAGCTCAGCGTCCTGGCGCAGGATGCCGTAGGTGGTCAGGATAAGGGCCTGGTCCGCCAGCTCGGCCTGGTGCCGGCGACCGCCATGATGGATCCAGACGGAAAGGTCGGGATAGAAGCTGCGGATCTTGTCCACCCAGTGGGGCACCACCGAGGTGGGGGCCACCACCAGCACCCGGCGGCCGCTGCCGTGCCGGAGCACCTGCTGGACCAGGGCCAGGGCCTGATGGGTCTTGCCCAGGCCCAAGTCGTCGGCCAGGATCCCTCCCAGGCCATAGCGAGCCAGGGCCGCCAGCCAGGCCAGACCGTGCCGCTGGTAAGGCCGCAGATGGTCGGGCGGCTCCTGAAGCGGCTCGTCCTGCCAGCCGGCAAAAGACAGCAGCCGGGTCAGGCCCGCCGCCGCCTCCGCCGGGCGGGTCGGCCAGGACCTCCCGGTTGCGAACCAGGAAGTCGAGAACATCGTTGGCCGGGACCAGTTGGGGGGCATCCCCATCCTGTCCCTGAGCGGCGGCCAGCGCATCCAGCAGGGTCAGGCCGAAGGCTGCCAGGCCGCTGGCCAGGCCGGCGGTCTGCAGCCGGGGCACCCGCACCGACAGGGCCGGCTCGGCCGCCGGCCCCTGGCGAGCCACGAGCCGGAAGAGGCCGCCGTCCCCTGGCGCCAGGCTCAGAGCCAGGGCCGGTGCGCGGCGGCTCAGCACGCCGGCCAGCCAGGTCCAGATCGAGCTGTCCTGGAGCTGGCCCTGGGTACGCTGGCCGCGCTGGTTGAGGGCTGCCTCGTTCTCGGTGACGGCCAGATCCTGGAGCTCCCGGAACAGGGCCGGCAGCGCTGCCCAGGGCTCGCCGGCAGCCGGGCTGGCACCGGGAAGCCAGGCCGGGAACAGGGCGGCCCCCTCCAGCCGGTCCGCGCAGAGCCAGGCCCTCGCGCACCGCCGCCGGCTGGAACCAGGGCTCCAGCAAGGCCGGCAGCCCCAGCCGGTTGGCAGCTTTTCGCGGCAGGTCCCGGATACGGTCATGGGCAGAGGTCAAGAAGGCAGCAGGGGGAGGAAAGGCGGCACGTTACCACGTGCAAGCGATCCTGGAAACCCCAGGACGCGGCCTGCAGCCGGCGACAGCGCCGGTCGCCGGGGTGGCCGTCCGGCGCCGGCACCGGGCTGCGGATTTCCGGACACCTGTGTCCGTCAATCCGGAAATCCTCCGACTTCCCCGGCGGTAGGTCCTGGCTCCCCGCCAGGCCGACCGCCGGGATGACTCCGATTCCTTGAATCATTCCAGCAGATTGGCCAGGCGGCCCCCATCCTCTTGCCATCAAGGCATTTATTTTGCATAAGCCCAGCTCTGATTGCATGATCTGCGCGAGAGACCCCAGTCACCAGCCACGGGAGGAAATTGTCATGAACTGCCGCAAACGCTATTCGCGCCTGGCCATCACCCTGCTGTTTCCTTTGACCCTCGCGGCACCGGCCTGGGCCGGCAGCCTGACTGACACCGGCACACCGGGCACCGCCGGCACCCCCGGGATTGACGGCGATCCGGGTGGGCCGGGCGGGCCGGGCGGCGCCGGCGGCGCGGCCTCGGCCATCCTCGTCAACACCGACGCCAGCAATACCGCCACGGCCACGGGTGGTGCCGGCGGCGGCGGTGGCGCTGGCGGCCGGGGCGTAGACGGACCCGATCCGGACAGCCAGGCCGATGGCGGTGGTGGCGGCGCTGGCGGCCTGGGCGGCGACGCCCTGGCCCAGGCCGGCGCCTCCCCGGCGGCGGGCAATGCCAGTGCCAACGCCACCGCCACCGGCGGCCGCGGGGGAACCGGCGGCGCCGGCGGTGCGGCAGCGGGCGGCGGCATCCCGGGTGTGGCTGGCAACGCCGGGGGCGGCGGCCAGGCCACGGCCGCTTCTGCCGCCACCGCCGCCGGCACGGCCAGTGCCACCACCAGTGCCACCGCCACCGGCGGCGCTGGCGGCCACGGCACCGGCGCCGGCAATGCCGGTGACGGCGGCGGCGCCGGTCTGGGCACCGTCAGCGGCACCTCGGGCAGCGGCACGGTGTCCGTGACCGGCGTGGCGCAGGGCGGGGCCGGTGGCAGCGCCGCCGCCGGCTCCAGTGGCGCGGCGGGCAGCGGCGCCGCCGTCTCCCTCACCGATGCCGTGGACGGCACCACCACCGGCGGCACCTCTCTCTATCAGCACGCCTATGGCGGCGACAGCGGCAACGCCTACGATGGTGCCGATGGCACCGCCGGCAGCGCCGAAAGCCACCTCACCAAGACGAAGAGCGGCGGCACCCTCTATGTCCGCACCACCGGCCAGGGCGGGGCTGGTGGCTCCCGCAACGCGGCCAGCGGCACGGCGGCAGGGGGCGCCAGCGGCACGGCCACGGCCAGTGCCAGCAACGACGGCGGCTCCGCCCGGGCCGACACCCAGGCCCAGGGCGGCGCCGGCGGGGTTGGCTACTACGGCGCCAGCGGCGGTGGAGGCGGCGGCGCCGCCGCCTTGGCCGAGGCCGCCACCACGGGCAACGGCAACACGGCGAGCGCCTATGGCTCGGCCCAGGGTGGGGCCGGCGGCCATGGCTACTATGCCGGCGCCGCCCGCCAGGCGGGGGCCGGCGGCTCTGCCAGCAGCCAGTCCACCGGCACGGCCGGCGGCAACAGCGCGGTGGGGGTGGGCGACGTGGCGTACGGTGGCGCCGGTGGCGGCATCTACTCCAGCGGCGCCGGGGACGGCGGCGCCGGTGGGGCCGCCACCTCCCAGGCCACGGGCAGCAATGCCGGCAGCCAGTCGGTCTCCGTTGTCAGCACCGCCCGGGGCGGTAACGGCGGCGTGGCCAGGGGCAGCGGTCAGGCCGGCGGCAGCGGTGGTGTGGCCAGTGCCGCGGCCACCGGCTCCTCGTCCGGCGGTGGCTCGGTCTCGGTTGCCGCCAGCCAGACCGGTGGGGATGGCGGCGCCGGCTACGATGGCGCGACCGGCGGCGCCGGCGCCCATTCCCTCCTCACGGACGGGGTGAGCGGCGCCACTGCCGGTGGCCTCACCCTGACCCAGACCGCCATTGCCGGTGACGGCGGCGCCAGTGATACCGGCAGCGCCGGCCAGGCCGGCAACGCCTCCTCCAGCCTCACCGCCGCCAACGCCGGCGGCGGCACACTGAGCGGCCAAATCACCGCCACCGGCGGCCGGGGTGGCAGCGGCGTCACCGGCAGCCACGGCGGCAACGCCACCGGCAGCGCCGCCCTCAGCTCGGCGGCGATCAAGGACGTGACCGCCAATGTCACCGCCACCGGCGGCCAGGGGGGTGCCGGTACCGGCGCCGGCACGGCCGGTGACGGCGGCGGCGCCAGCCTGGGCGCGGTCAGCGGCACCTCGGGTGGCGGCACGGTGTCCGCGACCGGCACGGCCCGGGGCGGGGCGGGCGGCAGCGCCGCCTCCGGCACCAGCGGTGCGGCGGGCAGCGGCGGCGCCGTCTCCCTCACCGATGCCGTGGATGGTACCACCACCGGCGGCACCTCTCTTTAT carries:
- a CDS encoding PAS domain S-box protein — protein: MRAPRIWHTTSGRLLIFLVGFSLAGILVTTAGSVYTSYQNELRAISAKERDLEVSYRPVLAQNLWTSDRRQALILLEGILHHPSIEYAAVETSDGQIFAAAGEVSAQNSRTCRWPLTYLYKGRSMALGSFEVVFNLDSIRQHLTAKALSSVVVQTIQISLLALLFYGALNQLVIRHLGRISAYFDELNLEHPDRPLTLHRGPMAQEDELENVVLAIERMRQRLADNKIVHTRMLGSLADRNAVLRRKISQLQETREQLRASEQKSSIILSRAMDGFFTCDRQGRILSANQAYCRMLGYREAEMLGLTIPDLEAQETPADVDQHMERIIATGGDRFETVHRHRDGRLVAVEISVNHDATMAGIFFSFVRDITERKRAEAALNDVRKTSETILNSIEEAICLINVQDFSIIDANEVFVRELGLDRAQILGRPCFEVTHRLHRPCGPPNHLCPLAETVQTGRPAHQEHVHCDHAGREHYVDIHTFPIKSASGRLEQVVHVSRDISERKRAEQHLRQAREAAEQASRAKSEFLANMSHEIRTPMNAVIGMTSLALATDLSAEQRHYLQVVEESAGFLLSLVNNILDFSKIEAGELALSPRTFDLRMVLASVGRAFQLQADKKGIGLSWQIAESTHPFLTGDDLRLRQVLLNLVGNAVKFTETGEVRVEVETLSATGTAAVLRFRVRDTGPGIPPGVRDAIFEPFFQADNSVTRRAGGTGLGLAICKKLVQLMGGRIGVDSETGLGTVFSFTVALPKAFPAAAEAAPDRDTEEAGSPPSPRLAILLVEDNAFNRELARILLENQGHQVALAASGLEALEALACQRFDVVLMDVQMPEMDGITATAIIRACEAGEPADLPAHQELIARVCRSLEGSRTPIVAMTAHAMAGDRERCLAAGMDGYITKPYQPAEIAQTLAQVVAGAGQAT
- a CDS encoding transporter substrate-binding domain-containing protein — translated: MPAVQSHAMRRQAPSPLTRLPAAAGCRQRLPALVSLLLLLLSAAAPARAGQPLVLNTPGNPPWHYPDQSGIADRLAHEAFRRIGLEVVIQSLPAERALLNADAGLEDGDCGRIPGLSARYPHLVQVPAVYARADFVVFTRRSDLAIRSWQDLAPLDVAIIRGHKLAEQSLPQTRSLTSVDSVDLLFTLLVKDRVDVAICERLFGSHVREKRGLAAQVRILEPPLVTQDFFIYLHERHRAFVPALAAALQGMQDDGTYDRMHGAGLMRARDEGAQ
- the atpD gene encoding F0F1 ATP synthase subunit beta, which encodes MAAGDDSTDTPRFCGQVVAVRGTVVDVRFPDGLPPLDAALHCELDGDGVITAVVHSHLGAATVRAMAIDSTRGLRRGAPVASSGQALSVPVGAGLIGRVFDLRGRPLDGGPPLPRGRTLPLLRPPPPPSARRGLGEVYPTGIKVIDLFCPFTHGGRVAVFGGAGVGKTVVLTEFIHNAVANLKGVAVFAGIGERSREGRELWQELQDRGFMDRTVMVFGQMHEPPGARFLVGLAALSVAEYFRDLEGRDVLLLVDNLYRHVQAGMEVSGLLGRLPSRVGYQPTLAADIASLEERITATERGDMVSVQAVYVPADDYADPAVTHAFWHMDSALVLSREVAAEGIYPAVDPLASSSKALDPAIVGSAHYEAAQAARQVLGRYHELKDLIAMLGPDELSAQDRQLVGRARRLRNFLSQPFFVAEHFTGTPGRSVPVAATVAGVQAVLDGACDDLPEERLFMIGELAEALA
- a CDS encoding DEAD/DEAH box helicase, whose product is MPPNWSRPTMFSTSWFATGRSWPTRPAEAAAGLTRLLSFAGWQDEPLQEPPDHLRPYQRHGLAWLAALARYGLGGILADDLGLGKTHQALALVQQVLRHGSGRRVLVVAPTSVVPHWVDKIRSFYPDLSVWIHHGGRRHQAELADQALILTTYGILRQDAELFAGLRLDLVLLDEAQNLKSARTEVYAAASRLQARVVLGLTGTPVENSVWDLKALFDLCLPGLLGSNAHFGRLYGSAAADDGASQHRQALARLVRPFILRRSRQQVLTELPAVIEDVRLCELADDQVKLYRDAIEARGRSLAAQLADADADRLPYLEILTLIGTLKAICNHPCLVEGSDDLERYGSGKWDLFVEILEECLEAGLKVVVFSQYTRMLDLIVRHLDRIGVAHAGLRGEMVMSRRQEEMRRFQEDPEVRVFCASLLAGGTGIDLTAAQAVIHYDRWWNAAREEQATARVHRMGQRSVVQVFKLITTGTLEEKIHRLIEDRRQLAATLVQEDDAAIMKGLSRQDLAELLAWQGAG